Proteins encoded by one window of Salvia splendens isolate huo1 chromosome 5, SspV2, whole genome shotgun sequence:
- the LOC121802635 gene encoding GRAS family protein RAM1-like — MQEYEEEDFLCLRLSISSDSDCERKRNETPTLSDSISSDGSFEEERKILSLFQMRDQMLNLHRKRGREDHPEESDVDGNGLRLVHLLLVAATSVDENNPGAALESLRGIYRSASLAGDSVQRVAAYFADGLFARLLTRGSPFGDAVARGPARDEAFLSYAELYKVSPLYQMAHFTANEAILEAFDKHDRANPNPRVLHVIDFEVSYGFQWPSLMQSLSERTNVARRILLKITGYGSCPEQLQETQARLTSFAQCFQNLVFEFTGVVRGLNLAKPKIKKGEILVANLSFHLSTLKNYSEISDTLNYLKSIRPAIVVLVEQEGSRKTHNFLSRFTESLHYFAAIFDSLDDCLPLESAERLRIEKNHLGIEIKHVMNYDIDDDDNNNDSLRFQSLETWKKRMESNGFRGVRHSPNAVMQAKLLLKMRSHYAGTHLEGENGGFRVFERDDGRALSLGWQEKLLITASSWCCV; from the coding sequence ATgcaagaatacgaggaagaagATTTCTTGTGCCTTAGGCTGTCCATTTCTTCAGACTCTGATtgtgagagaaagagaaatgaAACCCCAACTCTCTCCGACTCAATAAGCAGCGATGGAAGCttcgaagaagaaagaaaaatccTCTCTCTCTTCCAAATGAGGGATCAAATGCTGAATCTCCACCGCAAGAGAGGAAGAGAAGATCATCCTGAAGAATCCGACGTCGACGGCAACGGTCTCCGCCTCGTCCACCTCCTCCTAGTCGCCGCCACCTCCGTCGACGAGAACAACCCCGGCGCGGCCCTCGAGAGCCTCCGCGGGATCTACCGGAGCGCCTCCCTCGCGGGGGACTCCGTCCAGCGCGTCGCCGCCTACTTCGCCGACGGCCTCTTCGCGCGCCTATTGACGCGCGGCTCGCCGTTCGGCGACGCGGTCGCCCGGGGGCCCGCGCGGGACGAGGCGTTTTTGTCGTACGCGGAGCTCTATAAGGTGTCGCCGCTCTACCAGATGGCCCACTTCACGGCCAACGAGGCAATCCTCGAGGCGTTCGACAAGCACGACCGcgcaaaccctaaccctagggTTCTCCACGTCATCGATTTCGAGGTTTCTTACGGCTTCCAGTGGCCCTCCCTGATGCAGTCACTGTCAGAGAGGACCAATGTAGCCAGGCGTATCCTGCTTAAAATCACAGGATACGGCAGCTGCCCAGAGCAGCTGCAGGAAACACAGGCGAGGCTCACCAGCTTCGCACAGTGCTTCCAGAACCTAGTTTTCGAGTTCACTGGGGTCGTACGAGGATTGAATCTCGCAAAACCAAAGATCAAAAAGGGGGAAATTCTTGTGGCAAATCTATCATTCCATTTAAGCACATTGAAGAACTACTCCGAGATCTCAGACACTCTGAACTACCTCAAATCGATTCGTCCCGCCATCGTCGTCCTTGTCGAGCAAGAAGGAAGCCGAAAAACCCACAACTTCCTCTCGAGATTCACTGAATCCCTCCACTACTTCGCGGCCATTTTCGACTCGCTAGACGACTGTCTCCCTCTCGAGAGCGCAGAGCGCCTTCGGATCGAGAAAAATCATCTCGGAATCGAGATCAAGCACGTGATGAACTACGACATAGACGACGACGACAACAACAACGATAGTCTCAGGTTCCAGAGTTTGGAAACTTGGAAAAAGAGAATGGAAAGCAACGGATTTCGTGGGGTCAGACACAGTCCCAATGCGGTGATGCAAGCAAAGCTGCTGCTGAAGATGAGGAGCCACTACGCTGGTACGCATCTCGAGGGCGAAAACGGAGGTTTTCGGGTTTTCGAGAGGGATGATGGGAGAGCTCTCTCGCTTGGATGGCAAGAGAAGCTGCTCATAACTGCATCTTCTTGGTGCTGCGTTTGA